One window from the genome of Cyclobacterium amurskyense encodes:
- a CDS encoding Gfo/Idh/MocA family oxidoreductase, which translates to MRSNLKNSRRTFIKGSLLALGGISIVPRHVLGKGHLAPSDHLTKGIIGVGGMGRGHFNYAGTKTVAICDVDTRHIGIAQETLGKGVKTFADYRDLIKLPEVDIVHIATPPHWHGIMAADAAREGKDIWCEKPMTRTIGEGKKVMEAVKQHGNVFRLNTWFRFDSNFYGMNTEVKNIKKLVDSGMLGWPLKVTVGKLTGFDWKFYWVGKTGLNEMPIPKELDYDRWLGPAPYKPYNEHRTHGTFRGYWDYDGGGLGDMGQHYLDPVQYFLGKDETSPVKVEVDAPQQHPEAVGTWRKITYTYEDGCQIVLDGEGTTEAPYIEGPKGKLYRGFKSDIPNMERKLAQFPDPASQVTDFVDAVKNRKKFALNEQNGFRSCTLVNMGLAALRLNRDLNFDPVKLEFINDEGANRLVNQPMRAPYTI; encoded by the coding sequence ATGAGAAGTAACTTAAAAAATTCCAGAAGAACCTTCATAAAAGGGAGTCTTTTGGCGCTAGGAGGCATAAGTATTGTACCCCGACACGTTTTGGGCAAAGGACATCTGGCCCCCAGTGACCACTTAACAAAAGGCATAATCGGAGTTGGCGGCATGGGCCGAGGCCACTTCAATTATGCAGGAACTAAAACTGTAGCCATTTGTGATGTAGATACACGTCACATTGGTATCGCTCAAGAAACACTAGGGAAAGGTGTCAAAACTTTTGCTGATTATAGAGACCTAATCAAGCTCCCGGAAGTAGATATAGTACACATTGCCACCCCTCCTCATTGGCATGGAATCATGGCTGCTGATGCTGCTAGAGAAGGAAAAGACATATGGTGCGAAAAGCCAATGACAAGGACTATTGGTGAAGGCAAGAAAGTCATGGAAGCTGTAAAGCAACATGGAAATGTTTTTAGATTAAATACCTGGTTCCGCTTTGATAGCAATTTTTACGGTATGAATACCGAGGTAAAAAACATCAAAAAACTAGTGGATTCCGGAATGCTTGGCTGGCCTCTTAAAGTAACTGTCGGTAAGTTGACTGGATTCGATTGGAAATTTTACTGGGTTGGGAAAACCGGATTGAATGAAATGCCGATTCCTAAGGAGCTAGATTATGACCGTTGGTTAGGTCCAGCACCTTATAAACCTTATAACGAGCATAGAACCCATGGTACTTTTAGAGGATATTGGGATTATGATGGCGGTGGACTTGGAGACATGGGACAACACTATTTGGATCCGGTACAGTATTTCCTCGGCAAAGATGAAACAAGCCCTGTCAAGGTAGAGGTTGATGCACCACAACAACACCCTGAGGCAGTTGGAACATGGAGAAAGATCACTTATACCTATGAGGATGGATGCCAGATCGTCTTAGATGGAGAAGGTACTACAGAAGCTCCTTATATAGAAGGGCCAAAAGGTAAACTCTATAGAGGATTTAAATCAGATATTCCTAATATGGAACGGAAACTGGCGCAATTCCCTGATCCTGCTTCTCAGGTGACGGATTTTGTAGATGCAGTAAAAAACAGAAAGAAATTTGCGCTTAATGAGCAGAATGGATTCCGCTCTTGCACCTTGGTAAACATGGGATTGGCAGCCTTGAGACTTAACAGAGATTTGAATTTCGATCCTGTAAAATTAGAATTCATAAATGATGAAGGAGCCAACAGACTCGTGAATCAGCCCATGAGAGCACCTTATACCATTTGA
- a CDS encoding DUF7218 family protein: MPKEKMKTIKNESQYEALRDKGYSKEKSARIANAPNTETGKKGGKASPYEEWTREELYNKAKEIGLEGVSQLKKEELIDKLRNN; the protein is encoded by the coding sequence ATGCCGAAGGAAAAAATGAAGACTATAAAAAACGAGTCCCAATATGAAGCCCTTAGGGATAAAGGATACAGTAAAGAAAAATCCGCAAGAATAGCCAATGCTCCAAATACGGAAACGGGTAAAAAAGGTGGAAAAGCTTCTCCCTATGAAGAATGGACAAGGGAAGAACTTTACAATAAGGCTAAGGAAATCGGTTTAGAAGGGGTAAGTCAGTTGAAGAAGGAGGAATTAATTGATAAGCTAAGAAACAATTAA
- the topA gene encoding type I DNA topoisomerase: MPKNLVIVESPAKAKTIEGYLGKDFKVTSSYGHVRDLPKGENAIDIKNKFKPTYEVTADKKEVIKELKKLVKGAETVYLASDDDREGEAISWHLKEVLNLKDENTKRIVFREITKSAITKALESPRTIDYDLVNAQQARRILDRLVGFELSPVLWKKIKAGLSAGRVQSVAVRFIVDREREIEKFKPTVSFKITALFDVEGKSLQAELPKKFETKEEAEEFLKKCLNADFSIKSLETKPAKKSPAPPFTTSTLQQEASRKLYFSVAQTMNIAQKLYESGKITYMRTDSLNLSEDALKDAEREIKTAYGDEYHKKRKFKSKSEGAQEAHEAIRPTSFAESNAGKDRNEQRLYELIWKRSIASQMADAQLEKTNVSIAISNADQTLSASGEVIKFQGFLKVYLESTDDEDEEETTGKGLLPPLTVGQLLHLIEMKGRQSFTRPSARYTEASLVKKLEEMGIGRPSTYAPTISTVQKRNYVVKESRDGIQRKYIEMTIQNGTFKEAEKTETTGTEKNKLFPTNIAMVVNDFLVEHFPNVIDFSFTAKVEKEFDHIAQGEQPWEEMIQNFYGNFHSKVELTENIKRTDVNSSKELGKDPKTGKVVIARLGKFGPLVQIGDAEDEEKQFASLRKGQFIESITLEDAMELFKLPRDVGMFEDKKVVAAIGRFGPYIRHDSKFVSLGKEYDPLSVTLEEAIQLINDKREADAKKHIKSFDENPEIQVLNGRWGPYIKMGKSNFKIPKDKEAESLTFEEVMKLIEAQGDTKKPKPKKAAPAKKAPAKKKTKK, from the coding sequence ATGCCAAAGAATTTAGTTATAGTCGAGTCTCCTGCAAAGGCCAAGACAATAGAGGGTTACCTAGGGAAAGACTTTAAGGTCACCTCTAGCTACGGGCATGTACGAGATCTCCCTAAGGGCGAAAATGCCATTGATATAAAGAATAAGTTCAAACCGACTTATGAAGTTACCGCCGATAAAAAGGAGGTAATTAAAGAACTAAAAAAGCTGGTAAAGGGTGCAGAGACAGTTTATCTAGCTAGTGATGATGACCGCGAAGGAGAGGCAATATCTTGGCACTTAAAAGAAGTACTAAACCTAAAAGATGAAAATACCAAAAGAATAGTTTTTAGAGAAATCACAAAGTCTGCCATCACGAAAGCTTTAGAATCTCCGAGAACCATCGATTACGATTTGGTAAATGCACAGCAAGCCAGAAGAATCCTGGATCGATTGGTAGGATTTGAGCTTTCCCCTGTGTTATGGAAAAAGATCAAAGCAGGTCTTTCTGCGGGTAGGGTTCAATCAGTAGCTGTTCGTTTTATCGTCGATAGAGAAAGGGAGATAGAAAAATTTAAACCAACCGTTTCCTTTAAAATAACAGCCCTATTTGATGTAGAAGGTAAATCACTTCAAGCTGAATTACCAAAGAAATTTGAAACAAAAGAAGAGGCAGAAGAATTTTTAAAAAAATGCCTTAATGCAGACTTTTCTATTAAATCTCTGGAAACCAAACCAGCGAAGAAAAGTCCAGCTCCACCTTTTACTACTTCTACTCTACAGCAAGAAGCAAGTAGAAAGTTGTATTTCTCTGTTGCTCAAACAATGAATATTGCCCAGAAACTTTATGAATCGGGTAAGATCACCTATATGAGAACTGACAGCCTTAACTTGTCAGAGGATGCATTGAAAGATGCTGAAAGGGAAATTAAAACAGCTTATGGGGATGAGTACCATAAGAAACGTAAATTCAAATCTAAATCAGAAGGCGCACAAGAAGCTCACGAAGCAATCAGGCCAACTTCCTTTGCCGAGTCAAATGCCGGTAAAGACAGGAATGAACAACGCTTGTATGAATTGATTTGGAAAAGGTCTATTGCCTCCCAAATGGCAGATGCCCAACTAGAGAAAACCAATGTATCCATTGCTATTTCCAATGCAGATCAAACCTTAAGTGCAAGTGGTGAAGTTATCAAATTTCAGGGATTCTTGAAGGTTTACTTGGAAAGTACTGATGATGAGGATGAAGAAGAAACTACCGGAAAAGGTTTGTTACCTCCTTTGACAGTAGGACAGCTCTTGCATTTGATTGAGATGAAAGGACGCCAATCTTTCACCCGACCATCAGCAAGGTATACAGAAGCCTCCCTGGTGAAAAAACTAGAGGAAATGGGAATAGGAAGACCTTCTACCTACGCCCCTACTATCTCCACAGTACAAAAACGAAATTATGTGGTGAAAGAGTCTAGGGATGGAATCCAGCGAAAATACATAGAAATGACCATCCAAAATGGTACATTTAAAGAGGCAGAAAAAACAGAAACTACAGGTACAGAGAAAAATAAGCTATTCCCTACCAATATCGCAATGGTAGTAAATGATTTTCTAGTAGAGCATTTTCCAAATGTGATTGATTTCTCTTTTACCGCCAAAGTGGAAAAAGAATTTGACCACATTGCTCAAGGCGAGCAACCTTGGGAAGAAATGATTCAAAATTTCTATGGTAATTTCCATTCCAAGGTTGAATTGACAGAAAATATCAAGAGAACAGATGTTAATTCCAGCAAGGAACTGGGCAAGGATCCCAAAACCGGAAAGGTAGTAATAGCCAGACTTGGCAAATTTGGACCGCTAGTCCAAATAGGAGACGCAGAAGATGAAGAAAAGCAATTTGCCAGTTTGCGCAAAGGGCAATTTATAGAAAGTATCACTTTGGAAGATGCAATGGAACTCTTCAAATTACCTAGAGATGTGGGTATGTTTGAAGATAAAAAGGTTGTTGCCGCCATAGGACGTTTCGGTCCGTATATAAGACATGACAGTAAGTTTGTTTCTTTAGGAAAAGAATACGATCCCCTTTCAGTTACTCTAGAAGAAGCTATTCAGCTAATCAATGACAAGCGTGAAGCTGATGCCAAAAAGCACATCAAATCATTTGATGAAAACCCTGAAATACAAGTCCTTAACGGAAGATGGGGACCCTACATTAAAATGGGAAAAAGCAATTTTAAAATACCGAAAGACAAAGAAGCTGAATCACTGACCTTTGAGGAAGTCATGAAGCTTATTGAAGCGCAAGGGGATACTAAAAAGCCTAAACCAAAAAAGGCTGCTCCGGCGAAGAAAGCCCCGGCAAAAAAGAAAACAAAGAAATAA
- a CDS encoding SixA phosphatase family protein, whose amino-acid sequence MAKELLLVRHGLTEAPSFDTKDHKRNLTKPGIDQLERLANILKINGQICNHLVYSPANRCQQSSKILADKLDIDKSTVVNEIYQADKDVLLQVLEGFGLEDNHVMMVGHNPGVSHLAAYLTGEDHLLFSPGMMVRIVFHVDEWQHISKNSGILEEILQ is encoded by the coding sequence ATGGCTAAGGAATTATTATTGGTTCGGCATGGCCTTACCGAGGCCCCAAGTTTTGATACCAAGGATCATAAAAGGAACCTTACAAAACCTGGAATTGACCAATTGGAAAGATTGGCGAATATATTGAAAATCAATGGGCAGATTTGTAATCACTTGGTTTATAGCCCTGCAAATAGATGTCAGCAATCTTCCAAAATACTAGCGGATAAATTGGACATAGATAAATCTACTGTAGTCAATGAGATTTATCAGGCGGATAAGGATGTTTTACTTCAGGTACTAGAAGGCTTTGGACTAGAGGACAATCATGTGATGATGGTGGGGCATAATCCAGGCGTAAGTCATTTAGCCGCTTATCTTACAGGGGAGGATCATTTGCTCTTTTCTCCTGGAATGATGGTAAGAATTGTTTTTCATGTAGATGAATGGCAGCATATTTCAAAAAATAGTGGGATCCTCGAAGAAATTCTCCAATAA
- a CDS encoding agmatinase family protein, with translation MATTDKSTVISNFDPNGVGVSGQLFGLPFSSEEAEMIIIPVPWEVTVSYSEGTANGPQAILQASAQVDLFQEDIPEAWKMGISMLPEDEELRSASEKQRLLAEVYIQWLEAGEPEEVREQFEKYPEGINAACESMVDWVYKQSKIHLEKGKLVGLLGGDHSTPLGLIKAMADTHNSFGILQIDAHADLRPAYEGFEYSHASIAYNFMKLPQVKQLVQVGIRDFCEQEWDYIQSESRVSLFSDNQLKEEMYQGVNWSDLCKRIIADLPEKVYLTIDIDGLLPNLCPSTGTPVPGGLDFQQLMYLIKTLVKSGREIIGFDLVEVAPGSGDDEWDANVGARVLYRVANLVGLSQGKLQWA, from the coding sequence ATGGCAACAACAGATAAATCTACTGTTATATCAAATTTTGACCCAAATGGGGTAGGGGTAAGTGGTCAGCTTTTTGGCTTACCGTTTTCAAGCGAAGAGGCTGAAATGATAATTATCCCCGTTCCCTGGGAAGTAACTGTTTCCTATAGCGAGGGTACGGCAAATGGCCCTCAAGCGATTCTTCAGGCCTCTGCTCAAGTAGATCTTTTTCAGGAGGATATTCCGGAAGCCTGGAAGATGGGGATTTCTATGTTGCCCGAAGATGAAGAATTGAGGTCAGCAAGCGAAAAGCAAAGGTTGTTAGCAGAAGTTTATATCCAATGGTTAGAGGCTGGTGAACCGGAAGAGGTGAGGGAGCAATTTGAGAAATATCCTGAAGGTATCAATGCTGCCTGTGAATCAATGGTTGATTGGGTTTACAAGCAATCAAAAATACATTTGGAGAAAGGTAAGCTTGTCGGCTTATTGGGAGGAGACCACAGTACTCCTTTAGGTTTGATTAAAGCCATGGCTGATACCCACAATTCTTTTGGAATCCTTCAGATTGATGCCCATGCAGATTTGCGGCCCGCTTATGAAGGTTTTGAATATTCTCATGCGTCTATAGCTTACAACTTTATGAAGTTACCGCAGGTTAAGCAACTTGTTCAGGTTGGAATCAGGGATTTTTGTGAGCAGGAATGGGATTATATCCAATCTGAAAGTAGGGTGTCTTTGTTTTCAGACAACCAACTTAAGGAAGAAATGTATCAAGGTGTTAACTGGAGTGATTTATGCAAAAGAATTATTGCCGATCTGCCAGAGAAAGTATACCTCACCATAGATATTGATGGCTTATTGCCAAATTTGTGTCCAAGTACAGGAACTCCTGTACCAGGAGGATTGGATTTTCAGCAATTAATGTATTTAATCAAAACCCTGGTAAAGTCAGGAAGAGAAATAATAGGTTTCGACCTTGTAGAAGTAGCACCTGGTAGTGGGGATGACGAATGGGATGCCAATGTTGGGGCTAGAGTTTTGTATAGGGTAGCAAATTTAGTTGGATTGTCACAAGGAAAACTTCAATGGGCTTAA
- a CDS encoding MATE family efflux transporter, translated as MKKLISTYDLILLAISGSEQDFTKLPIKRGIFLLAIPMILEMIMESLFAVVDIFFVGRLGEHAVATVGLTEAVLTIIYSLGVGISMAGTALVARRFGEKKYKQAGTLAFQLLLVGVLVSVALGIAGFIYAEDVLRLMGAESTVLVTGTAYTRIIFAGNTAVMLLFLINGIFRGAGSAHLAMRALWISNGLNIILDPLLIFGLGSIEGLGLVGAAWATTIGRSIGVVYQMYHLLNGKHRLVIKSYNLLVRWETLKKIINISIGGMGQFLVDSAAWIVLTRIASEFGSVAVAGYTIAFRILLFSLMPAWGLSAAAATLVGQNLGAGKAFRAEIATYLTARYNFIFLATVTLIYLFFADFLAGIFTQDEGVRAIAATGLKVTVLGYVFYAVGMVMVQAFNGAGDTKTPAYINISIFWLLEIPLAYYLAIIYGLNTFGIFITIALCHSLHALVALYFFRKGKWKFVKT; from the coding sequence ATGAAAAAGCTAATTTCTACATATGATTTGATCTTACTCGCCATAAGTGGTAGCGAGCAGGATTTTACCAAACTACCGATTAAGCGGGGGATATTTCTTTTGGCAATTCCTATGATTTTGGAAATGATCATGGAGTCCCTCTTTGCTGTAGTAGATATTTTTTTTGTAGGCAGGCTTGGCGAACATGCTGTAGCAACTGTAGGCTTGACAGAAGCTGTATTGACTATAATTTATTCACTTGGAGTAGGTATTAGCATGGCTGGCACTGCTCTGGTAGCCAGAAGGTTTGGAGAGAAAAAGTACAAACAAGCAGGTACCCTAGCTTTCCAATTGCTTTTGGTAGGGGTTTTGGTTTCTGTGGCATTGGGTATTGCAGGCTTTATTTATGCAGAAGATGTTTTGCGATTGATGGGCGCAGAATCAACTGTATTGGTAACAGGAACTGCTTACACTAGGATTATTTTTGCAGGAAATACCGCAGTGATGCTTTTGTTTTTGATCAATGGGATTTTTAGAGGGGCAGGATCGGCTCATTTGGCAATGCGGGCATTGTGGATTTCTAACGGCCTGAATATTATTCTTGACCCATTATTGATATTTGGCCTTGGGTCCATCGAAGGGCTTGGCTTAGTAGGTGCTGCTTGGGCAACCACAATAGGTAGAAGTATAGGTGTTGTTTACCAGATGTATCACCTTCTAAATGGAAAGCATCGCTTGGTTATCAAATCTTACAATCTTCTGGTTCGGTGGGAAACACTTAAAAAAATCATCAATATCTCTATTGGAGGCATGGGACAGTTTTTGGTAGATTCCGCTGCCTGGATAGTACTCACAAGAATCGCGTCTGAATTTGGCAGTGTGGCAGTTGCTGGATACACCATTGCTTTTAGAATATTACTTTTCAGTCTGATGCCTGCTTGGGGTTTGTCTGCAGCAGCGGCCACACTAGTAGGGCAAAACTTAGGAGCTGGAAAGGCTTTTCGTGCAGAAATTGCCACTTATCTTACGGCTAGGTATAACTTTATCTTTTTGGCCACAGTGACGCTTATATATTTGTTTTTTGCCGATTTTCTGGCTGGTATTTTTACTCAGGATGAGGGAGTAAGAGCCATCGCCGCAACAGGCTTAAAGGTTACCGTTTTAGGTTATGTCTTTTATGCTGTAGGAATGGTGATGGTGCAGGCATTCAATGGTGCGGGTGATACCAAAACTCCTGCATACATTAATATAAGTATTTTCTGGTTATTGGAAATTCCTTTGGCGTATTACCTGGCAATAATTTACGGACTCAATACTTTCGGTATTTTTATTACCATCGCCTTGTGTCATTCACTTCACGCACTTGTGGCATTGTATTTTTTTAGAAAAGGAAAATGGAAATTTGTAAAGACTTAA
- a CDS encoding CASTOR/POLLUX-related putative ion channel codes for MRLKRPRIRRKILFTLERQLVKGAQYQLLVVAALIGMISIIGGLLVIPTDTPSQSLGEAVWWAFLRLTDPGYLGDDEGNWRRFISTLLTIAGYVIFLGSLVAIITTWMNRKIRHLEQGLTPVTANNHLVILGWSNRTIHIAAEIFQSSGRLKRMFEKFNIKKLKLIVLSEEVGPFQMQELKDNPMIGRRAHEIILRTGVAIDREHLRRVDALNAAVIIIPSLAYDRKELINPDVETIKCLLSLNAEARQFNFTTLPYVIAEIQDDHKINAAFRSYSGPLEIIGSNAIISRLMAQNIRHPGLSQVYNELLSQLVKNNIFTQEFPETINHPIWAVKKAFTKAIVLGIVREENDTFIPYLNTDENEVLKEKDQLILIARNFSDLELDMDLIEKDRVHLPKKKALTVEEQTGVIRILILGWNEHVPSLIEELTTYEDESYYIRIVSLKPLQERKKDFGMVNEEHERIVIDHVVADYIRESVIKRIEAETFEHILMVSSDRMEEEEEADARTMVGFVLLEEVLEKSVKSPSILLELADPSNESLLKPFQSEVIISPMILSHLLASIAMQRELYSIYNELFTVGGPEIIFRSIEEYGIKVPMATFSELESQASSYGETALGVFMQGEKGKRLVLNPSKDESINLSEIDSLVILTTVY; via the coding sequence ATGCGATTAAAAAGACCTAGAATTCGACGGAAAATCTTGTTTACACTGGAAAGGCAGTTGGTAAAAGGGGCACAATACCAGCTTTTAGTTGTGGCCGCCTTGATAGGTATGATTTCAATTATAGGTGGTCTATTGGTGATTCCTACCGATACCCCTTCACAATCTTTGGGCGAGGCTGTATGGTGGGCATTCCTAAGGCTCACAGATCCCGGTTACCTGGGAGATGATGAAGGCAATTGGCGTCGTTTTATTTCCACCCTGCTCACAATAGCGGGTTATGTGATATTCCTAGGTTCACTGGTAGCCATCATTACCACTTGGATGAACAGAAAGATTCGCCACTTAGAACAGGGCCTGACCCCAGTAACAGCCAATAACCATTTGGTCATTCTGGGTTGGTCCAATAGAACCATTCATATAGCCGCGGAAATTTTTCAATCCTCTGGGAGATTGAAAAGAATGTTTGAAAAATTCAACATTAAAAAACTAAAACTGATTGTCCTTTCCGAGGAGGTAGGTCCCTTTCAAATGCAGGAATTGAAGGACAACCCGATGATTGGTCGCCGTGCACACGAAATTATTTTGCGCACAGGAGTGGCTATAGACAGGGAACATTTACGAAGAGTGGATGCGCTAAATGCCGCCGTCATTATTATTCCAAGTTTGGCCTATGACCGAAAAGAACTGATCAATCCAGATGTGGAAACCATTAAATGTCTGCTTTCTTTAAATGCGGAAGCCAGGCAATTTAACTTCACAACCCTGCCTTATGTCATCGCTGAAATCCAGGACGATCATAAGATCAACGCCGCTTTCAGGTCTTATAGCGGACCCTTAGAAATTATTGGTAGTAATGCAATTATTAGCCGTTTGATGGCGCAGAACATACGGCATCCAGGACTTTCGCAAGTGTATAACGAGCTACTGTCTCAGTTGGTTAAAAACAATATTTTCACTCAGGAATTTCCTGAAACTATTAATCACCCGATATGGGCTGTCAAAAAAGCCTTTACCAAAGCCATTGTTTTGGGAATAGTTAGAGAGGAAAACGACACCTTTATTCCTTACTTGAATACGGATGAAAATGAAGTCTTAAAGGAGAAAGATCAGTTGATCCTGATAGCCAGGAATTTTTCAGACCTGGAATTGGATATGGACTTAATAGAAAAAGACAGGGTGCATCTTCCTAAGAAAAAGGCCTTAACTGTAGAAGAACAAACGGGAGTAATTAGAATTTTAATATTGGGGTGGAATGAACATGTACCCTCTTTAATTGAAGAGTTGACTACCTATGAGGATGAATCCTACTACATTAGGATCGTCTCCTTAAAACCACTTCAAGAAAGGAAGAAGGATTTTGGCATGGTAAACGAAGAACACGAAAGAATAGTTATAGACCATGTTGTGGCGGATTATATAAGGGAATCCGTCATAAAAAGAATTGAAGCGGAGACCTTTGAACATATTCTGATGGTAAGTAGTGATAGAATGGAAGAAGAAGAAGAGGCTGATGCCAGGACCATGGTAGGTTTTGTTTTATTGGAAGAAGTATTGGAGAAATCCGTAAAAAGCCCCTCCATCTTGTTGGAATTGGCGGATCCGAGTAACGAATCTTTGTTAAAACCTTTCCAAAGCGAAGTGATCATCAGCCCAATGATTTTGAGTCATCTTTTGGCAAGCATTGCCATGCAGCGGGAGTTATATAGCATATACAATGAGCTTTTTACTGTTGGAGGTCCTGAAATTATCTTTCGGAGCATTGAAGAGTACGGTATCAAGGTACCTATGGCTACATTTTCAGAATTAGAATCACAGGCTTCGTCCTATGGCGAAACTGCTTTAGGGGTGTTTATGCAAGGAGAAAAGGGAAAAAGGTTGGTATTAAACCCATCAAAAGACGAATCAATAAATCTCTCCGAAATTGATAGCCTAGTCATTCTTACCACTGTTTATTAA
- a CDS encoding Trm112 family protein yields MRLSTINKLCCPFDKADLELTSITEDTEKRILEGWLHCKECKRIYPIVKGLPIMNPDEYREVDLEKPLLEKWSKHLEGKTVQNFRLIEGN; encoded by the coding sequence ATGAGATTATCAACCATTAATAAATTGTGTTGCCCTTTTGATAAAGCCGATCTAGAATTGACAAGTATTACAGAAGATACAGAGAAAAGAATTCTAGAAGGCTGGTTACACTGCAAGGAATGCAAAAGAATTTACCCAATAGTAAAAGGCTTACCCATAATGAATCCGGATGAGTACAGAGAAGTTGATCTAGAAAAACCATTGCTTGAAAAATGGAGCAAACACCTAGAAGGGAAAACGGTTCAGAATTTTCGCTTGATCGAAGGAAACTAA
- a CDS encoding thiamine phosphate synthase: MKKLNLKADKSIYLVIDPSDKPEAVLFPILEQLFTFPLAAVQIWDHFGEGQDEVAFTSKVVELASAYNFPILVNNRWDLLKVENVDGIHLDSLPSDLSSISEFSAKNHLVGLTVNNDLELIRQADKLGMDYVSFCSVYPTKTTQHCDLVSFDSIREAGKITDMPLFLAGGIKTGHLTELQSLPHSGIALISGVMQMENPVAALQNYFNHYNQNNDEIINH; the protein is encoded by the coding sequence ATGAAAAAACTAAACTTAAAAGCAGATAAAAGTATTTACTTGGTCATTGATCCTTCTGACAAGCCTGAGGCTGTGCTTTTTCCTATTTTGGAACAGTTGTTTACTTTCCCACTTGCTGCTGTGCAAATTTGGGATCATTTTGGAGAAGGTCAGGATGAAGTCGCATTTACAAGTAAAGTCGTGGAATTGGCTTCGGCTTATAACTTCCCGATTTTGGTAAACAACAGATGGGATTTACTCAAAGTGGAAAATGTGGACGGCATCCATTTGGACAGTCTTCCATCGGATTTATCTTCCATCAGTGAATTTTCGGCTAAAAATCACCTGGTAGGACTGACCGTAAACAATGACTTGGAATTGATCCGACAGGCCGACAAGCTTGGGATGGATTATGTATCCTTTTGCTCAGTTTACCCTACCAAGACCACCCAACATTGTGATTTGGTAAGCTTCGATTCTATCAGAGAAGCAGGTAAAATCACAGACATGCCCCTATTTTTGGCTGGAGGAATCAAAACAGGACATCTTACCGAGCTTCAATCTCTTCCCCACTCGGGAATTGCTTTGATTTCGGGGGTGATGCAAATGGAAAACCCTGTGGCCGCATTGCAAAATTATTTTAATCACTACAATCAAAATAACGATGAGATTATCAACCATTAA
- a CDS encoding AIR synthase-related protein, producing MSEKAGKIDERLLGDFITSNCGTPNKKVLVGPGFGIDVSIVELAGGQAMALTSDPLSLIPSLGLQESAWLSVHLMANDMATTGFAPQFGQFVLNLPATLSQADFKIYWQYVHEYCSKLGVAITGGHTGFVEGQNSTIAGGGTFICIAPKDQMLATPKAQAGDCILVTKGAAISSAAILAMSFPKTVSNKLGKEVYQGASDSFYQTSSIKDALTARGNAAENNVSAMHDVTEGGVLGAIYELASAANCGAVIEEDLIPVGAVQEAICRLFSLDPLHCIGAGSMLITCKKDQVEKIKSRLANENIACAEVGQLTAAEEGISIFKQGEKTPMIYQSVDPYWEAFFSAYKNGWQ from the coding sequence ATGAGCGAAAAAGCCGGAAAGATTGATGAAAGATTATTGGGTGACTTTATAACCTCCAATTGTGGAACACCCAATAAAAAGGTACTTGTTGGGCCGGGTTTCGGCATTGACGTATCCATTGTAGAATTGGCTGGAGGACAAGCCATGGCGCTTACCAGTGATCCGCTTTCTCTAATCCCAAGCTTGGGCTTACAAGAATCCGCTTGGCTTTCTGTGCACCTGATGGCCAACGACATGGCCACTACTGGTTTCGCACCACAATTTGGCCAATTTGTATTGAACCTTCCTGCTACTTTGAGCCAGGCTGATTTCAAAATTTATTGGCAATATGTGCACGAGTATTGTTCCAAGTTAGGGGTTGCCATTACAGGAGGCCATACGGGTTTTGTAGAAGGTCAAAATTCTACTATCGCAGGAGGAGGCACATTTATATGCATCGCCCCAAAAGATCAGATGCTGGCGACTCCTAAAGCCCAGGCTGGGGACTGTATTTTGGTAACAAAAGGGGCCGCCATCTCGTCTGCTGCTATTTTGGCCATGAGTTTCCCGAAAACAGTAAGCAACAAACTCGGCAAAGAGGTATATCAAGGAGCTTCGGATTCATTTTACCAAACAAGTTCTATCAAAGATGCACTGACAGCCAGAGGAAATGCAGCCGAAAACAATGTCTCAGCCATGCATGATGTCACCGAAGGTGGCGTATTGGGCGCAATCTATGAGTTGGCCAGTGCAGCCAACTGTGGGGCTGTCATTGAAGAGGATTTGATACCTGTCGGAGCAGTGCAGGAAGCCATTTGTCGCCTTTTCTCCCTTGATCCTTTGCATTGCATTGGAGCAGGTTCCATGCTGATTACTTGCAAAAAAGACCAGGTAGAGAAAATAAAAAGTCGCTTGGCGAATGAAAATATTGCCTGTGCTGAAGTTGGCCAACTAACCGCTGCCGAGGAAGGCATTTCAATCTTCAAACAAGGAGAAAAAACGCCAATGATTTATCAATCTGTAGACCCTTATTGGGAGGCTTTTTTTAGTGCATATAAAAACGGATGGCAATGA